From the genome of Nitrosomonas sp., one region includes:
- the tnpB gene encoding IS66 family insertion sequence element accessory protein TnpB (TnpB, as the term is used for proteins encoded by IS66 family insertion elements, is considered an accessory protein, since TnpC, encoded by a neighboring gene, is a DDE family transposase.) — protein MSGLIAHSGQIWMVVEPVDMRRGIDGLSLIVQQALGHSPCAGSAFVFCNRARNRMKVLLWDGTGVWLCQRRLHQGWFVWPKLGDRCFELSQSQWQWLTAGVDWQRLSALPPAHLRA, from the coding sequence ATGTCTGGATTGATTGCGCATTCTGGACAAATCTGGATGGTTGTGGAGCCTGTGGATATGCGCCGGGGTATTGACGGATTGTCGCTTATTGTCCAACAGGCATTGGGGCATTCACCCTGTGCGGGTTCAGCTTTTGTATTTTGCAACCGCGCACGCAACCGGATGAAGGTGTTGTTGTGGGATGGCACTGGCGTTTGGTTATGTCAGCGCCGTTTGCATCAGGGCTGGTTTGTGTGGCCGAAGCTGGGAGATCGTTGTTTTGAATTGAGTCAATCACAGTGGCAATGGCTGACAGCAGGTGTGGACTGGCAGCGTTTATCGGCATTGCCACCTGCTCATTTGCGCGCATAA
- a CDS encoding polysaccharide deacetylase family protein, producing the protein MTILLYHRISNMNIDSVTVKPSQFFQHLIILKRNYELIDMTEFLARRNAPRRKPAVIITFDDGYEDNFQAAKILRDAGIPCTFFICTGIVGTVKLFPMDLRLKRWLPALSWNQVIEMSSWGFHIANHSVNHVDMGQLEVADSLEEIHSAARDIVHRLGKKGPEYWLAYPFGRPQNMKSELAEQFSINGVDFCFSAYGGVNQPNFDPHDIRRQPVNHLFSNLMLRAVVAGYRVRHQ; encoded by the coding sequence GTGACAATCCTGCTTTACCACCGCATCAGCAATATGAATATCGACTCGGTCACGGTCAAACCGTCACAGTTCTTCCAACATTTAATTATCTTAAAGCGAAATTATGAATTGATCGATATGACTGAGTTTCTGGCTAGACGGAATGCCCCTCGTAGGAAGCCGGCCGTTATAATTACCTTCGATGACGGCTACGAAGATAATTTTCAAGCAGCGAAAATATTGAGAGATGCTGGAATACCTTGTACATTTTTCATTTGTACTGGAATTGTTGGAACCGTGAAATTATTCCCAATGGATTTGCGATTGAAGCGTTGGCTTCCGGCTTTGTCGTGGAATCAGGTGATTGAAATGTCATCTTGGGGATTTCATATTGCCAATCATTCCGTCAATCATGTCGACATGGGCCAATTAGAAGTTGCGGATTCTCTGGAGGAGATCCACAGTGCAGCGCGGGATATAGTTCACAGACTGGGCAAGAAAGGTCCTGAATACTGGTTGGCGTACCCGTTTGGCCGGCCACAAAATATGAAGAGTGAGTTGGCTGAGCAATTCTCCATTAATGGAGTCGACTTTTGTTTTTCAGCATATGGCGGTGTGAATCAACCAAATTTTGACCCACACGATATACGGAGGCAGCCAGTAAATCACCTGTTTTCCAATCTGATGCTTCGCGCTGTTGTCGCTGGCTATCGAGTTCGTCATCAATAG
- a CDS encoding Arm DNA-binding domain-containing protein, giving the protein MTGDSGGLYLLIKPNGKYWRMNYRFAGKQKTLAIGVYSAVGLKEARKKRDEAKEHLSNDSDPLLIKAIKKEAIRHAAEK; this is encoded by the coding sequence GTGACAGGTGACAGTGGCGGGCTGTATTTGCTGATCAAGCCGAACGGCAAATACTGGCGCATGAACTACCGGTTTGCAGGTAAACAAAAAACTTTGGCCATTGGCGTTTATTCTGCTGTCGGTTTAAAGGAAGCCAGAAAAAAACGTGATGAAGCGAAAGAACACCTGTCAAACGATAGCGATCCTTTACTGATCAAAGCCATCAAGAAAGAAGCAATTCGACATGCGGCTGAAAAGTAA
- a CDS encoding IS66 family insertion sequence element accessory protein TnpB: MTTQEQQIRHIKAWQASGLSQVAYCRDHGLNSKTFGNWLRVYRDVQKDNQRTSLIPVTIRTTTTPSDYLKLRCSGGHTLELPADVSPQWLGELLRCLD; this comes from the coding sequence ATGACAACCCAAGAACAACAGATACGTCATATCAAAGCGTGGCAGGCGAGCGGTTTGTCGCAAGTGGCTTATTGCCGTGATCATGGATTGAACAGCAAGACATTTGGGAATTGGCTACGGGTTTATCGTGATGTGCAAAAAGACAATCAACGAACTTCGTTGATACCGGTGACGATCAGAACAACCACAACACCATCGGATTATCTGAAACTGCGTTGTTCAGGCGGTCATACACTCGAACTGCCGGCAGATGTATCACCACAATGGCTCGGTGAATTGTTGAGATGTCTGGATTGA
- a CDS encoding IS66 family transposase has translation MKSLAQLDQLNLDADTKQQVTGIVQALLDQAQQEIRAQACKIEALTMELAHLRRIRFGKKNESLSVVQLSLFEESVLADIAAVDTEIEQIEPAVKTTPAKPPRSRAGRQPLPDHLPRIEHRHEPESCQCGQCGNTLLKIGEDVTEQLDVEPAKFFVHRHIRPQYACKACETVTAEPVPPAVIDGGIASPGLLAWVISNKYLNHLPLYRLEQMAAREQVILSRSTLAEWVGRTGVALQPLADQLKWHLLQGNTLHADETPVAQLEPGNGKTRKAYLWVYRSNDLDPGPRIVVFDYQISRSGRHTQDFLQNWQGHLLVDDYGGYKALFSREESPCIELACWAHARRKFFDLHQANDSPMAFEALQRIGELYAIEAEGKQLTIEARQQLRKQKSLPALDALYDWLMQTRMQTANGGASAKALDYTLKRWPTLVRYVHTGHLPIDNNPAENVIRPIAVGKKNWLFVGSERAGQRAATIQTLLGTAQLNGLNPAAWLKETLDKLPAWPNSRIDELLPLAPEFIEALKREKF, from the coding sequence ATGAAATCACTGGCGCAGCTTGATCAATTAAACCTTGATGCGGATACCAAACAACAGGTCACCGGTATTGTTCAAGCATTACTTGATCAGGCGCAACAAGAGATTCGTGCACAGGCATGCAAGATCGAGGCATTGACCATGGAGCTGGCGCATTTGCGCCGCATCCGTTTCGGCAAGAAGAATGAATCGTTGTCAGTGGTGCAGCTCAGTTTATTTGAAGAATCGGTGCTGGCTGATATTGCAGCCGTTGATACCGAAATCGAGCAGATTGAACCGGCTGTAAAAACAACACCGGCAAAACCGCCGCGTTCCCGTGCAGGCCGCCAACCGTTGCCTGATCATCTGCCACGCATCGAACACCGCCATGAACCGGAATCCTGCCAATGCGGACAGTGCGGCAACACGCTGCTCAAAATCGGTGAAGACGTCACCGAACAACTCGACGTAGAACCGGCCAAATTCTTTGTCCATCGTCACATTCGTCCGCAATATGCATGTAAGGCCTGCGAAACCGTCACCGCAGAACCGGTGCCACCGGCAGTCATTGACGGCGGCATAGCGTCACCGGGGTTATTGGCCTGGGTGATCAGCAACAAATACCTTAATCACCTGCCGCTCTATCGCCTGGAACAGATGGCTGCACGTGAACAAGTTATACTTTCGCGTTCCACATTGGCCGAATGGGTCGGCCGTACCGGTGTTGCGCTGCAACCCTTGGCAGACCAACTGAAATGGCATCTTTTGCAAGGAAACACCCTTCACGCCGATGAGACACCGGTTGCGCAACTGGAACCCGGCAACGGTAAAACCCGCAAAGCCTACCTGTGGGTCTACCGCAGCAATGACCTCGATCCCGGGCCGCGCATTGTTGTCTTTGATTATCAAATAAGTCGCAGTGGCCGGCATACGCAAGACTTTCTGCAAAACTGGCAAGGTCATTTGCTGGTCGACGACTATGGCGGGTACAAAGCCTTGTTCTCTCGAGAAGAGTCGCCTTGCATTGAACTGGCATGCTGGGCACACGCCAGGCGCAAATTCTTCGACCTGCATCAGGCCAATGACAGTCCGATGGCATTTGAAGCATTGCAGCGTATCGGCGAACTGTACGCAATCGAGGCCGAAGGCAAACAGCTGACCATCGAAGCGCGTCAACAGCTGAGAAAACAGAAAAGTCTGCCGGCACTCGATGCCTTGTACGACTGGCTGATGCAAACTCGAATGCAAACTGCCAACGGCGGCGCATCCGCCAAAGCACTCGACTACACACTCAAACGCTGGCCTACTCTAGTACGCTACGTACACACCGGCCACCTACCGATCGACAACAACCCGGCGGAAAATGTCATTCGTCCCATAGCTGTCGGCAAGAAAAACTGGCTCTTTGTCGGTTCTGAACGTGCCGGTCAACGCGCTGCCACTATTCAAACCCTGCTTGGCACCGCACAACTCAACGGCCTCAACCCAGCCGCATGGCTCAAAGAAACACTCGACAAACTTCCAGCCTGGCCTAATAGCCGTATCGATGAGTTGTTGCCACTCGCGCCGGAATTTATCGAGGCATTAAAACGAGAAAAATTCTAG